From one Acidobacteriota bacterium genomic stretch:
- a CDS encoding cold-shock protein, with protein sequence MAVTGTVKWFNDSKGFGFLTRDDGEKDVFVHHSAIQGQGYKSLAEGQRVEFDVVQGQKGPAAENVVAV encoded by the coding sequence ATGGCAGTAACCGGCACCGTCAAGTGGTTCAACGACAGCAAGGGGTTCGGCTTTCTGACCCGCGACGACGGCGAGAAGGACGTCTTCGTGCACCACTCCGCCATCCAGGGGCAGGGCTACAAGAGCCTCGCCGAGGGCCAGCGGGTCGAGTTCGACGTCGTACAGGGGCAGAAGGGCCCGGCCGCGGAGAACGTCGTCGCCGTCTGA
- a CDS encoding PP2C family protein-serine/threonine phosphatase, whose amino-acid sequence MPPASEPAAEVIPLAFGAVLLANGLGVLVLSVLLRSRRHPAVPAFGAGLCIYGLRVLADLASFRSATPVPAIVWDHTWPICLYFQPVVSFLFVEHYWGAGLYSGFRRIWQLHLAFAVVAAGVDVATGTPASALTIHLLLVIVWMLVLLLHIVIGRMRTSPEDHAFLASTLLLVATIVHDALVHLEAFRWNVSLQPLGALIWIGCLGYGLVRRTMNNELRLAALDAELQVARQVKRIQQSLLPRAFLRLPEGACAVRDIPAEAVGGDLYDFLPVDHQRFGVMVAGVGGHGVPATLVSSMVKTGAASQVHLADRPAEVLAGMNRYLYGQLDESYVTAIYAYVDMAARRVSLANAGHVPPLLLSRDHRKAEEVGSRGPWLGLLPGEEYATTELSLEPGDRLVLYSTGVVEAASPDGKLFSPLRLRRLLLDEGSFSAEVWADRVLARLTAWIGKGDLRLDDDLTLVVLDIPD is encoded by the coding sequence ATGCCCCCCGCGAGTGAGCCCGCGGCCGAGGTCATCCCGCTCGCTTTCGGCGCCGTGCTGCTCGCCAACGGCCTGGGGGTGCTCGTACTCTCGGTCCTTCTCCGATCCCGCCGCCATCCGGCCGTGCCCGCGTTCGGCGCGGGGCTGTGCATCTACGGGCTCCGGGTTCTTGCGGACCTCGCGTCCTTTCGCTCCGCCACCCCGGTCCCGGCGATCGTCTGGGACCACACGTGGCCGATCTGTCTGTACTTCCAGCCGGTCGTGTCGTTCTTGTTCGTGGAGCACTACTGGGGTGCGGGCCTGTACTCCGGGTTTCGCAGGATCTGGCAGCTCCATCTGGCGTTCGCGGTCGTGGCCGCCGGCGTCGACGTCGCCACCGGCACGCCGGCCTCGGCGCTGACCATCCATCTTCTGCTGGTGATCGTCTGGATGCTCGTGCTTCTGCTGCACATCGTCATCGGCCGGATGCGCACCAGCCCCGAAGACCACGCCTTCCTGGCCAGCACGCTCCTGCTCGTCGCGACCATCGTCCACGACGCGCTCGTCCACCTGGAGGCGTTTCGTTGGAACGTCAGCCTCCAGCCGCTGGGCGCCCTGATCTGGATCGGGTGTCTCGGCTACGGGCTGGTGCGGCGGACGATGAACAACGAGTTGCGGCTCGCCGCGCTCGACGCGGAGCTGCAGGTAGCCCGGCAAGTGAAGCGGATACAGCAGTCCCTGCTGCCCCGGGCCTTCCTGCGCCTGCCGGAAGGGGCGTGCGCCGTACGCGACATTCCGGCCGAGGCGGTCGGCGGCGACCTGTACGACTTCCTGCCGGTCGACCACCAGCGCTTCGGCGTCATGGTGGCCGGCGTCGGCGGGCACGGCGTGCCCGCGACGCTCGTCTCGTCGATGGTGAAGACCGGGGCCGCGTCGCAGGTGCACCTGGCGGATCGTCCCGCGGAGGTGCTGGCCGGGATGAACCGCTACCTGTACGGGCAGCTCGACGAGTCCTACGTCACCGCCATCTACGCCTACGTCGACATGGCGGCCCGCCGCGTCTCCCTCGCCAACGCCGGACACGTGCCTCCTCTGTTGCTCTCGCGGGACCACCGGAAGGCGGAAGAAGTGGGAAGTCGCGGGCCCTGGCTCGGGCTGCTCCCCGGCGAGGAATACGCCACGACCGAGCTCTCGCTCGAGCCCGGCGACCGCCTGGTGCTGTACAGCACCGGCGTGGTGGAGGCGGCCTCCCCCGACGGCAAGCTCTTCTCGCCGCTCCGGCTGCGCCGCCTGCTGCTCGACGAGGGCTCGTTCTCGGCGGAAGTGTGGGCGGACCGGGTGCTGGCGCGGCTGACCGCCTGGATCGGGAAGGGCGATCTCAGGCTCGACGACGACCTCACGCTCGTGGTCCTCGACATCCCGGACTGA
- a CDS encoding DUF1232 domain-containing protein, which yields MKRILFARSRLRWTNWVRALLRDARALRLVLRDPRTPWYTRWFVTGTLLYIVSSGDLIPSFLPILRDIDELFIIPVALRLAIGIVPREIMADCRRRALILHPP from the coding sequence GTGAAGAGAATCCTGTTCGCGAGGTCCCGACTGCGGTGGACCAACTGGGTTCGAGCCCTGCTCCGCGACGCGCGGGCGCTCCGGCTCGTGCTGCGCGACCCGCGCACGCCGTGGTACACGCGGTGGTTCGTCACCGGGACGCTGCTGTACATCGTCAGCTCCGGAGACCTGATCCCGAGCTTCCTCCCGATTCTGCGCGATATCGACGAGCTGTTCATCATCCCCGTCGCCCTCCGGCTCGCGATCGGGATCGTGCCTCGCGAGATCATGGCCGACTGCCGGAGGCGCGCGCTCATTCTTCATCCGCCGTGA
- a CDS encoding RNA-binding protein: MSSRVFVGNLSYETSREELETAFSRVGQVVDVVLPVDRATDRPRGFAFVEFSDSDLVSKAIQELDGVELGGRTLRVSEARERAPRPSFGGGWDEGGGPGGGGADSRPGWGPDRPPKSSRPKGSRRGVRGRKRGF; encoded by the coding sequence ATCTCTTCCAGAGTCTTCGTCGGCAACCTGAGCTACGAGACGTCCCGGGAGGAACTGGAGACCGCGTTCTCCAGAGTCGGCCAGGTCGTCGATGTCGTCCTGCCGGTGGACCGCGCCACCGACCGGCCCCGCGGCTTCGCTTTCGTGGAGTTCAGCGACTCCGATCTCGTGTCGAAAGCGATTCAGGAGCTCGACGGCGTCGAGCTCGGCGGGCGGACGTTGCGGGTCAGCGAGGCCCGCGAGCGCGCCCCCCGACCGTCGTTCGGCGGCGGCTGGGACGAGGGCGGAGGTCCCGGCGGCGGCGGAGCGGACAGTCGGCCGGGGTGGGGCCCCGACCGGCCGCCGAAGTCCTCCCGGCCGAAGGGCAGCCGCCGCGGCGTGCGCGGCCGCAAGCGCGGCTTCTAG